From Miscanthus floridulus cultivar M001 chromosome 15, ASM1932011v1, whole genome shotgun sequence, the proteins below share one genomic window:
- the LOC136507192 gene encoding aspartyl protease family protein At5g10770-like, which translates to MDACSESRQRKDGAFHFPVFHMKHPCVDEDPSTIHAASVSDAGTVIGNDKIHQGKYFMAIRLGTPAVFNLVTIDTGSTLSWVNCKRCRIRCHEQAAEAGPKLDPHRSATYRHVGCSDEDCLDIQADNGVPYGCVDETDTCLYGLRYGSQYSAGKLGRDRLALGDNYTIVDDFVFGCSEDDMFYGLEAGVIGLGDKRYSFFNQMARLTTYNAFAYCFPGDHRAEGFLIVGPYPQKLELVTTLIRGYGRRQHVYSVLLLGIAVDGKPLEVDGRQILVVDSGTDDTFVSSSVFYALAEAIASAMQDKAYYREYGRKVCFRPAGGEPVNWRSLPTVQMQLLRATLELPPENVFHQQSTDRICLAFQSNDAAGVPDVQILGNKALRSFRVVYDLQKLTFGFQARAC; encoded by the coding sequence ATGGATGCATGCTCAGAGTCTCGGCAGAGGAAAGATGGCGCCTTCCACTTCCCTGTGTTCCACATGAAGCACCCGTGTGTTGACGAAGACCCATCGACGATCCACGCAGCAAGCGTATCAGACGCAGGCACCGTGATTGGGAACGACAAGATCCATCAAGGCAAGTACTTCATGGCCATCAGGCTGGGCACCCCTGCCGTCTTCAACCTCGTCACCATCGACACCGGCTCCACCCTCTCCTGGGTCAACTGCAAGAGGTGTCGGATACGGTGCCACGAGCAGGCGGCAGAAGCTGGCCCCAAGCTGGACCCTCACCGCTCCGCCACGTACCGTCACGTCGGCTGCTCCGACGAGGACTGCCTCGACATCCAGGCCGACAACGGCGTCCCCTACGGCTGCGTCGACGAGACGGACACCTGCCTCTACGGCCTGCGCTACGGGTCGCAGTACTCGGCGGGGAAGCTCGGGAGGGACAGGCTCGCCCTGGGCGACAACTACACCATCGTCGACGACTTCGTCTTCGGGTGCAGCGAGGACGACATGTTCTACGGCCTCGAGGCGGGCGTCATCGGCCTCGGCGACAAGCGTTACTCCTTCTTCAACCAGATGGCACGGCTGACGACCTACAACGCCTTCGCCTACTGCTTTCCCGGCGACCACCGCGCCGAGGGGTTTCTCATCGTCGGGCCGTACCCGCAGAAGCTGGAGCTCGTCACGACATTGATCAGGGGGTACGGGCGTAGGCAGCACGTCTACTCGGTTCTGCTGCTGGGCATCGCCGTCGACGGGAAGCCTCTGGAGGTCGACGGGCGCCAGATCCTGGTGGTCGACTCTGGGACCGATGACACCTTCGTCTCGTCCTCAGTTTTTTATGCTCTCGCCGAGGCGATAGCGTCGGCGATGCAAGATAAGGCGTATTACCGTGAGTACGGTCGGAAGGTCTGCTTCAGGCCTGCCGGCGGCGAGCCGGTGAACTGGAGGAGCTTGCCGACGGTGCAGATGCAGCTCCTAAGGGCTACGCTGGAACTACCGCCGGAGAATGTGTTCCATCAGCAGTCAACTGATCGCATATGTTTGGCGTTCCAGTCGAATGACGCTGCTGGCGTGCCGGATGTTCAGATTCTAGGGAACAAAGCCCTGAGATCTTTCAGGGTTGTCTATGATCTGCAGAAGCTGACCTTTGGCTTCCAAGCCCGGGCGTGTTGA